Proteins from a single region of Neodiprion virginianus isolate iyNeoVirg1 chromosome 4, iyNeoVirg1.1, whole genome shotgun sequence:
- the LOC124301859 gene encoding E3 ubiquitin-protein ligase MIB2-like isoform X3, giving the protein MEVGLRVVRGPHWTWEDQDGGEGHAGTVIEVGKSSGSGNPSNSTANTAEKTPDKTVIVQWDRGSRSNYRIGYQGAYDLLVFDNAAAGIKHSNIICDGCKRHGIAGIRWKCAQCIDYDLCTQCYMADVHYLNHTFQRFQTANAVGVQLTPREGCTKIPLKGIFIGAKVVRGPDWEWGNQDDGPDKTGRVMDIRGWDNESSRSVATVTWSTGTTNVYRLGYKGCVDLCYVEEATCGTYYKQHLPVLGHIVMMMPVMDQPTTPNGSNPTLSPRHLSFNVGDKVRVLMEVDTLKQMQIGHGGWNPRMAEYIGKIGTVHRVTDKGDIRVQYESCNNRWTFHPGSLTKVTTKDTFTLGDIVRVKTDATSVKHYQRGHGEWIDVMKTVLGKTGKVIKIYSDGDIRVEFDGHTWTFNPANVTLVPPTRPGNGGQGDANRFRDRSNALNPSWRPDGVTGSGDNSIDNEVEKLLRDAACGEAGVTAVKEFLRKNPGKVDARSTRPGGGDKTCLQIAAHQGQCDICSLLIDAGASLQAVDEDGDSPLHYAAFGNQPEIMELLVARGAAVDAVNNSKCSALHVAVNKQHAACVRILLRHGCDVNLQDEYGDTALHDAIGKDDLDIVEALCLCDRLDVTLRNRRGFNILHHAALKGNTFATEKLVVKARQLVDIKKEDGFAALHLAALNGHRDVVATLLSPTGGCARVDLRNNRRQTPLHLATSQGHLELVELLVQHHADILAQDEDGDTALHIAITKCRPHPTSVTPTDGNSEFSVIHAISQNLLRRGARPEMALACFLVSSDNSGLLLEQVRNTKGKSALDLLHADPEYAALADLLRSYHTAITISSEVPSSGPTSSPLCRIAETLPSQIERELVTESSEERLRKDEQRQDSEECATCSGVTRNKQEDMTGVPGSNVVSYGCLRCGRNNTKRRVSQDERTLDNEQAEDSSVDVDGKRRKEEDKDKDLERLRYLESRVADLEEANTCSICMERRRNVAFLCGHGACEHCAAPLKTCHMCRKTITKKINLY; this is encoded by the exons ATGGAAGTGGGATTGCGGGTAGTTCGTGGCCCACATTGGACTTGGGAAGACCAGGACGGTGGCGAGGGCCACGCAGGCACTGTCATAGAAGTTGGGAAGTCGTCTGGCTCTGGTAACCCTTCAAATTCGACTGCAAACACCGCTGAGAAGACACCTGACAAGACTGTAATTGTGCAGTGGGACAGGGGGTCGAGAAGTAATTATAGAATCGGATATCAGGGCGCCTACGATCTACTGGTCTTTGACAACGCAGCTGCCGGTATCAAGCACTCAAACATAATCTGTGACGGCTGTAAAAGACACGGAATTGCAGGCATCAGATGGAAGTGTGCGCAGTGCATTGACTACGATTTGTGTACCCAGTGCTATATGGCGGATGTTCATTACCTTAATCATACCTTCCAGAGATTTCAAACTGCCAACGCTGTGGG tgtgCAACTGACCCCAAGAGAAGGCTGCACTAAAATACCATTAAAAGGGATATTCATTGGTGCCAAAGTTGTGAGGGGACCAGATTGGGAGTGGGGTAATCAAGACGACGGTCCCG ATAAAACTGGCCGTGTAATGGATATTCGTGGATGGGACAATGAAAGTAGTCGGTCAGTAGCAACAGTGACATGGTCGACTGGTACCACAAACGTGTATAGACTTGGCTACAAAGGGTGCGTTGATCTCTGCTATGTTGAAGAAGCTACGTGCGGTACTTATTACAAACAGCACTTACCTGTTCTTGGACACATTGTGATGATGATGCCAGTTATGGATCAACCCACAACACCTAATGGTAGTAATCCTACTCTAAGCCCTCGACATTTGTCTTTTAATGTTGGGGACAAGGTCAGAGTTCTAATGGAAGTCGATACACTAAAACAAATGCAAATTGGTCACGGTGGCTGGAATCCACGCATGGCTGAATATATTGGAAAG atTGGTACAGTTCATCGAGTCACAGATAAGGGTGATATTAGAGTCCAGTACGAATCTTGCAATAATCGGTGGACTTTCCATCCGGGATCATTGACCAAAGTCACTACCAAAGATACATTTACACTTGGAGACATTGTTAGGGTCAAGACTGATGCTACATCTGTCAAGCATTATCAACGTGGCCATGGAGAATGGATAGATGTTATGAAAACT GTTTTGGGGAAAACAggaaaagtaattaaaatttattcggaTGGAGACATTCGGGTAGAATTTGATGGGCACACATGGACTTTTAATCCAGCAAACGTAACATTGGTTCCGCCCACAAGACCAGGAAATGGAGGTCAAGGTGATGCTAATCGCTTCAGAGATCGCTCGA ATGCGTTAAATCCGTCCTGGCGTCCCGATGGCGTCACAGGATCAGGTGATAATAGTATTGACAACGAAGTAGAGAAATTGCTGAGAGACGCAGCCTGCGGAGAAGCTGGAGTTACTGCAGTTAAAgaatttttacgtaaaaatcCTGGTAAAGTTGATGCAAGATCTACCAGACCAGGAGGTGGTGACAAAACGTGCCTGCAAATTGCCGCCCACCAGGGTCAGTGCGACATCTGTTCATTACTAATAGATGCTGGCGCATCCCTCCAAGCAGTAGACGAAGACGGGGATTCCCCTCTTCACTACGCTGCATTTgg AAACCAGCCGGAAATAATGGAATTGTTGGTGGCACGAGGTGCAGCTGTTGATGCAGTAAATAACAGCAAGTGTAGTGCGTTGCATGTGGCAGTAAACAAGCAGCATGCCGCATGTGTCCGAATTCTGTTACGCCATGGATGCGATGTCAATCTTCAAGATGAATATGGAGATACAGCGCTACATGATGCAATTGGCAAAGATGACCTTGACATTGTTGAAGCTTTATGCTTGTGCGACCGCCTTGATGTGACGCTTCGCAATAGAAGAGGGTTTAACATACTTCATCATGCAGCTTTGAAGGGGAACACGTT CGCGACTGAAAAGCTTGTGGTTAAAGCAAGACAGCTGGTAGACATAAAAAAAGAGGATGGATTCGCGGCTCTTCACTTGGCAGCTCTAAATGGGCATCGTGACGTTGTGGCGACGCTCCTTTCGCCGACGGGTGGTTGTGCGCGTGTAGATTTGCGTAACAACCGTCGTCAGACGCCACTGCATTTGGCTACCTCTCAGGGACACTTGGAACTCGTTGAATTACTGGTCCAACACCATGCAGACATTCTTGCCCAGGATGAAGACGGGGATACTGCACTTCACATAGCCATCACTAAATGCCGACCCCATCCCACCAGCGTCACACCGACTGATGGAAATAGCGAATTTTCAGTTATACACGCG ATTTCGCAAAATTTACTAAGGCGAGGAGCAAGACCGGAAATGGCTTTGGCATGCTTCCTCGTCAGTTCGGACAATTCTGGGCTTCTGTTAGAGCAAGTAAGGAATACTAAAGGCAAGTCGGCATTGGACTTGCTACACGCGGACCCAGAATACGCAGCTTTAGCTGATCTGTTACGGTCTTATCATACAGCTATAACCATCAGTAGTGAAGTACCAAG CAGTGGACCCACGAGTAGCCCCCTATGTAGAATTGCAGAGACACTGCCGAGCCAGATAGAAAGAGAACTAGTAACAGAATCGTCAGAAGAGAGATTGAGAAAGGATGAACAAAGGCAAGACTCTGAAGAGTGTGCAACATGTTCGGGAGTAACAAGAAATAAGCAAGAAGATATGACTGGTGTACCCGGTAGCAACGTAGTATCATATGGATGTTTACGATGTGGTCGGAATAATACTAAACGTCGAGTGAGTCAAG ATGAGCGAACGCTAGACAACGAGCAGGCAGAGGACAGCAGCGTGGACGTGGATGGGAAAAGGAGGAAAGAAGAGGACAAAGACAAAGATTTGGAAAGATTGCGTTACCTTGAGTCTCGAGTTGCCGATTTGGAAGAAGCCAACACATGCAGCATTTGCATGGAACGGCGGAGAAACGTAGCCTTCCTTTGTGGACACGGTGCGTGTGAGCATTGCGCTGCGCCGCTTAAAACGTGCCACATGTGTCGCAAAACTATAACCAAAAAAATCAATCTGTATTAA
- the LOC124301859 gene encoding E3 ubiquitin-protein ligase MIB2-like isoform X1, which produces MYMEVGLRVVRGPHWTWEDQDGGEGHAGTVIEVGKSSGSGNPSNSTANTAEKTPDKTVIVQWDRGSRSNYRIGYQGAYDLLVFDNAAAGIKHSNIICDGCKRHGIAGIRWKCAQCIDYDLCTQCYMADVHYLNHTFQRFQTANAVGVQLTPREGCTKIPLKGIFIGAKVVRGPDWEWGNQDDGPDKTGRVMDIRGWDNESSRSVATVTWSTGTTNVYRLGYKGCVDLCYVEEATCGTYYKQHLPVLGHIVMMMPVMDQPTTPNGSNPTLSPRHLSFNVGDKVRVLMEVDTLKQMQIGHGGWNPRMAEYIGKIGTVHRVTDKGDIRVQYESCNNRWTFHPGSLTKVTTKDTFTLGDIVRVKTDATSVKHYQRGHGEWIDVMKTVLGKTGKVIKIYSDGDIRVEFDGHTWTFNPANVTLVPPTRPGNGGQGDANRFRDRSNALNPSWRPDGVTGSGDNSIDNEVEKLLRDAACGEAGVTAVKEFLRKNPGKVDARSTRPGGGDKTCLQIAAHQGQCDICSLLIDAGASLQAVDEDGDSPLHYAAFGNQPEIMELLVARGAAVDAVNNSKCSALHVAVNKQHAACVRILLRHGCDVNLQDEYGDTALHDAIGKDDLDIVEALCLCDRLDVTLRNRRGFNILHHAALKGNTFATEKLVVKARQLVDIKKEDGFAALHLAALNGHRDVVATLLSPTGGCARVDLRNNRRQTPLHLATSQGHLELVELLVQHHADILAQDEDGDTALHIAITKCRPHPTSVTPTDGNSEFSVIHAISQNLLRRGARPEMALACFLVSSDNSGLLLEQVRNTKGKSALDLLHADPEYAALADLLRSYHTAITISSEVPSSGPTSSPLCRIAETLPSQIERELVTESSEERLRKDEQRQDSEECATCSGVTRNKQEDMTGVPGSNVVSYGCLRCGRNNTKRRVSQDERTLDNEQAEDSSVDVDGKRRKEEDKDKDLERLRYLESRVADLEEANTCSICMERRRNVAFLCGHGACEHCAAPLKTCHMCRKTITKKINLY; this is translated from the exons ATGT ATATGGAAGTGGGATTGCGGGTAGTTCGTGGCCCACATTGGACTTGGGAAGACCAGGACGGTGGCGAGGGCCACGCAGGCACTGTCATAGAAGTTGGGAAGTCGTCTGGCTCTGGTAACCCTTCAAATTCGACTGCAAACACCGCTGAGAAGACACCTGACAAGACTGTAATTGTGCAGTGGGACAGGGGGTCGAGAAGTAATTATAGAATCGGATATCAGGGCGCCTACGATCTACTGGTCTTTGACAACGCAGCTGCCGGTATCAAGCACTCAAACATAATCTGTGACGGCTGTAAAAGACACGGAATTGCAGGCATCAGATGGAAGTGTGCGCAGTGCATTGACTACGATTTGTGTACCCAGTGCTATATGGCGGATGTTCATTACCTTAATCATACCTTCCAGAGATTTCAAACTGCCAACGCTGTGGG tgtgCAACTGACCCCAAGAGAAGGCTGCACTAAAATACCATTAAAAGGGATATTCATTGGTGCCAAAGTTGTGAGGGGACCAGATTGGGAGTGGGGTAATCAAGACGACGGTCCCG ATAAAACTGGCCGTGTAATGGATATTCGTGGATGGGACAATGAAAGTAGTCGGTCAGTAGCAACAGTGACATGGTCGACTGGTACCACAAACGTGTATAGACTTGGCTACAAAGGGTGCGTTGATCTCTGCTATGTTGAAGAAGCTACGTGCGGTACTTATTACAAACAGCACTTACCTGTTCTTGGACACATTGTGATGATGATGCCAGTTATGGATCAACCCACAACACCTAATGGTAGTAATCCTACTCTAAGCCCTCGACATTTGTCTTTTAATGTTGGGGACAAGGTCAGAGTTCTAATGGAAGTCGATACACTAAAACAAATGCAAATTGGTCACGGTGGCTGGAATCCACGCATGGCTGAATATATTGGAAAG atTGGTACAGTTCATCGAGTCACAGATAAGGGTGATATTAGAGTCCAGTACGAATCTTGCAATAATCGGTGGACTTTCCATCCGGGATCATTGACCAAAGTCACTACCAAAGATACATTTACACTTGGAGACATTGTTAGGGTCAAGACTGATGCTACATCTGTCAAGCATTATCAACGTGGCCATGGAGAATGGATAGATGTTATGAAAACT GTTTTGGGGAAAACAggaaaagtaattaaaatttattcggaTGGAGACATTCGGGTAGAATTTGATGGGCACACATGGACTTTTAATCCAGCAAACGTAACATTGGTTCCGCCCACAAGACCAGGAAATGGAGGTCAAGGTGATGCTAATCGCTTCAGAGATCGCTCGA ATGCGTTAAATCCGTCCTGGCGTCCCGATGGCGTCACAGGATCAGGTGATAATAGTATTGACAACGAAGTAGAGAAATTGCTGAGAGACGCAGCCTGCGGAGAAGCTGGAGTTACTGCAGTTAAAgaatttttacgtaaaaatcCTGGTAAAGTTGATGCAAGATCTACCAGACCAGGAGGTGGTGACAAAACGTGCCTGCAAATTGCCGCCCACCAGGGTCAGTGCGACATCTGTTCATTACTAATAGATGCTGGCGCATCCCTCCAAGCAGTAGACGAAGACGGGGATTCCCCTCTTCACTACGCTGCATTTgg AAACCAGCCGGAAATAATGGAATTGTTGGTGGCACGAGGTGCAGCTGTTGATGCAGTAAATAACAGCAAGTGTAGTGCGTTGCATGTGGCAGTAAACAAGCAGCATGCCGCATGTGTCCGAATTCTGTTACGCCATGGATGCGATGTCAATCTTCAAGATGAATATGGAGATACAGCGCTACATGATGCAATTGGCAAAGATGACCTTGACATTGTTGAAGCTTTATGCTTGTGCGACCGCCTTGATGTGACGCTTCGCAATAGAAGAGGGTTTAACATACTTCATCATGCAGCTTTGAAGGGGAACACGTT CGCGACTGAAAAGCTTGTGGTTAAAGCAAGACAGCTGGTAGACATAAAAAAAGAGGATGGATTCGCGGCTCTTCACTTGGCAGCTCTAAATGGGCATCGTGACGTTGTGGCGACGCTCCTTTCGCCGACGGGTGGTTGTGCGCGTGTAGATTTGCGTAACAACCGTCGTCAGACGCCACTGCATTTGGCTACCTCTCAGGGACACTTGGAACTCGTTGAATTACTGGTCCAACACCATGCAGACATTCTTGCCCAGGATGAAGACGGGGATACTGCACTTCACATAGCCATCACTAAATGCCGACCCCATCCCACCAGCGTCACACCGACTGATGGAAATAGCGAATTTTCAGTTATACACGCG ATTTCGCAAAATTTACTAAGGCGAGGAGCAAGACCGGAAATGGCTTTGGCATGCTTCCTCGTCAGTTCGGACAATTCTGGGCTTCTGTTAGAGCAAGTAAGGAATACTAAAGGCAAGTCGGCATTGGACTTGCTACACGCGGACCCAGAATACGCAGCTTTAGCTGATCTGTTACGGTCTTATCATACAGCTATAACCATCAGTAGTGAAGTACCAAG CAGTGGACCCACGAGTAGCCCCCTATGTAGAATTGCAGAGACACTGCCGAGCCAGATAGAAAGAGAACTAGTAACAGAATCGTCAGAAGAGAGATTGAGAAAGGATGAACAAAGGCAAGACTCTGAAGAGTGTGCAACATGTTCGGGAGTAACAAGAAATAAGCAAGAAGATATGACTGGTGTACCCGGTAGCAACGTAGTATCATATGGATGTTTACGATGTGGTCGGAATAATACTAAACGTCGAGTGAGTCAAG ATGAGCGAACGCTAGACAACGAGCAGGCAGAGGACAGCAGCGTGGACGTGGATGGGAAAAGGAGGAAAGAAGAGGACAAAGACAAAGATTTGGAAAGATTGCGTTACCTTGAGTCTCGAGTTGCCGATTTGGAAGAAGCCAACACATGCAGCATTTGCATGGAACGGCGGAGAAACGTAGCCTTCCTTTGTGGACACGGTGCGTGTGAGCATTGCGCTGCGCCGCTTAAAACGTGCCACATGTGTCGCAAAACTATAACCAAAAAAATCAATCTGTATTAA
- the LOC124301859 gene encoding E3 ubiquitin-protein ligase MIB2-like isoform X4 yields the protein MDIRGWDNESSRSVATVTWSTGTTNVYRLGYKGCVDLCYVEEATCGTYYKQHLPVLGHIVMMMPVMDQPTTPNGSNPTLSPRHLSFNVGDKVRVLMEVDTLKQMQIGHGGWNPRMAEYIGKIGTVHRVTDKGDIRVQYESCNNRWTFHPGSLTKVTTKDTFTLGDIVRVKTDATSVKHYQRGHGEWIDVMKTVLGKTGKVIKIYSDGDIRVEFDGHTWTFNPANVTLVPPTRPGNGGQGDANRFRDRSNALNPSWRPDGVTGSGDNSIDNEVEKLLRDAACGEAGVTAVKEFLRKNPGKVDARSTRPGGGDKTCLQIAAHQGQCDICSLLIDAGASLQAVDEDGDSPLHYAAFGNQPEIMELLVARGAAVDAVNNSKCSALHVAVNKQHAACVRILLRHGCDVNLQDEYGDTALHDAIGKDDLDIVEALCLCDRLDVTLRNRRGFNILHHAALKGNTFATEKLVVKARQLVDIKKEDGFAALHLAALNGHRDVVATLLSPTGGCARVDLRNNRRQTPLHLATSQGHLELVELLVQHHADILAQDEDGDTALHIAITKCRPHPTSVTPTDGNSEFSVIHAISQNLLRRGARPEMALACFLVSSDNSGLLLEQVRNTKGKSALDLLHADPEYAALADLLRSYHTAITISSEVPSSGPTSSPLCRIAETLPSQIERELVTESSEERLRKDEQRQDSEECATCSGVTRNKQEDMTGVPGSNVVSYGCLRCGRNNTKRRVSQDERTLDNEQAEDSSVDVDGKRRKEEDKDKDLERLRYLESRVADLEEANTCSICMERRRNVAFLCGHGACEHCAAPLKTCHMCRKTITKKINLY from the exons ATGGATATTCGTGGATGGGACAATGAAAGTAGTCGGTCAGTAGCAACAGTGACATGGTCGACTGGTACCACAAACGTGTATAGACTTGGCTACAAAGGGTGCGTTGATCTCTGCTATGTTGAAGAAGCTACGTGCGGTACTTATTACAAACAGCACTTACCTGTTCTTGGACACATTGTGATGATGATGCCAGTTATGGATCAACCCACAACACCTAATGGTAGTAATCCTACTCTAAGCCCTCGACATTTGTCTTTTAATGTTGGGGACAAGGTCAGAGTTCTAATGGAAGTCGATACACTAAAACAAATGCAAATTGGTCACGGTGGCTGGAATCCACGCATGGCTGAATATATTGGAAAG atTGGTACAGTTCATCGAGTCACAGATAAGGGTGATATTAGAGTCCAGTACGAATCTTGCAATAATCGGTGGACTTTCCATCCGGGATCATTGACCAAAGTCACTACCAAAGATACATTTACACTTGGAGACATTGTTAGGGTCAAGACTGATGCTACATCTGTCAAGCATTATCAACGTGGCCATGGAGAATGGATAGATGTTATGAAAACT GTTTTGGGGAAAACAggaaaagtaattaaaatttattcggaTGGAGACATTCGGGTAGAATTTGATGGGCACACATGGACTTTTAATCCAGCAAACGTAACATTGGTTCCGCCCACAAGACCAGGAAATGGAGGTCAAGGTGATGCTAATCGCTTCAGAGATCGCTCGA ATGCGTTAAATCCGTCCTGGCGTCCCGATGGCGTCACAGGATCAGGTGATAATAGTATTGACAACGAAGTAGAGAAATTGCTGAGAGACGCAGCCTGCGGAGAAGCTGGAGTTACTGCAGTTAAAgaatttttacgtaaaaatcCTGGTAAAGTTGATGCAAGATCTACCAGACCAGGAGGTGGTGACAAAACGTGCCTGCAAATTGCCGCCCACCAGGGTCAGTGCGACATCTGTTCATTACTAATAGATGCTGGCGCATCCCTCCAAGCAGTAGACGAAGACGGGGATTCCCCTCTTCACTACGCTGCATTTgg AAACCAGCCGGAAATAATGGAATTGTTGGTGGCACGAGGTGCAGCTGTTGATGCAGTAAATAACAGCAAGTGTAGTGCGTTGCATGTGGCAGTAAACAAGCAGCATGCCGCATGTGTCCGAATTCTGTTACGCCATGGATGCGATGTCAATCTTCAAGATGAATATGGAGATACAGCGCTACATGATGCAATTGGCAAAGATGACCTTGACATTGTTGAAGCTTTATGCTTGTGCGACCGCCTTGATGTGACGCTTCGCAATAGAAGAGGGTTTAACATACTTCATCATGCAGCTTTGAAGGGGAACACGTT CGCGACTGAAAAGCTTGTGGTTAAAGCAAGACAGCTGGTAGACATAAAAAAAGAGGATGGATTCGCGGCTCTTCACTTGGCAGCTCTAAATGGGCATCGTGACGTTGTGGCGACGCTCCTTTCGCCGACGGGTGGTTGTGCGCGTGTAGATTTGCGTAACAACCGTCGTCAGACGCCACTGCATTTGGCTACCTCTCAGGGACACTTGGAACTCGTTGAATTACTGGTCCAACACCATGCAGACATTCTTGCCCAGGATGAAGACGGGGATACTGCACTTCACATAGCCATCACTAAATGCCGACCCCATCCCACCAGCGTCACACCGACTGATGGAAATAGCGAATTTTCAGTTATACACGCG ATTTCGCAAAATTTACTAAGGCGAGGAGCAAGACCGGAAATGGCTTTGGCATGCTTCCTCGTCAGTTCGGACAATTCTGGGCTTCTGTTAGAGCAAGTAAGGAATACTAAAGGCAAGTCGGCATTGGACTTGCTACACGCGGACCCAGAATACGCAGCTTTAGCTGATCTGTTACGGTCTTATCATACAGCTATAACCATCAGTAGTGAAGTACCAAG CAGTGGACCCACGAGTAGCCCCCTATGTAGAATTGCAGAGACACTGCCGAGCCAGATAGAAAGAGAACTAGTAACAGAATCGTCAGAAGAGAGATTGAGAAAGGATGAACAAAGGCAAGACTCTGAAGAGTGTGCAACATGTTCGGGAGTAACAAGAAATAAGCAAGAAGATATGACTGGTGTACCCGGTAGCAACGTAGTATCATATGGATGTTTACGATGTGGTCGGAATAATACTAAACGTCGAGTGAGTCAAG ATGAGCGAACGCTAGACAACGAGCAGGCAGAGGACAGCAGCGTGGACGTGGATGGGAAAAGGAGGAAAGAAGAGGACAAAGACAAAGATTTGGAAAGATTGCGTTACCTTGAGTCTCGAGTTGCCGATTTGGAAGAAGCCAACACATGCAGCATTTGCATGGAACGGCGGAGAAACGTAGCCTTCCTTTGTGGACACGGTGCGTGTGAGCATTGCGCTGCGCCGCTTAAAACGTGCCACATGTGTCGCAAAACTATAACCAAAAAAATCAATCTGTATTAA